The DNA sequence AGATGGTACGCTCGACATGGATCACGACCTTTTGGCCGAAGCCGACTGGGTGGTCGGCAGCATCCATAGCCACTTCAACCAGGCTCCCGATCAGATGACCGAACGCCTGCTCCGGGGCATGCGCACCGGCCTGCTCTCGTGTCTCGGGCACCCTACCGGTCGCATTCTGGGCGGCCGGGACGGGTACCGCTATGACTTCGATGCCATTGTGGAGGCCTGCGTGGAGCTGGGCGTAGCACTGGAACTCAACGGCAGCAGCGGGCGTCTGGACCTCAACGCCGAACTTGCTGAAAAAGCACACCGCCAGGGCGCCATGCTGGTGCTGGGCTCCGACGCTCATTCCACCGCGGGCCTCCACGATTTGAGTTTTGCGGTTCAGCAGGCCCGTCGCGCTGGCCTCCCCGCCGAGGCGATCCTCAACACTCTGCCGGTCGATGCCTTTCTCAAAGCCACGCGCCCCGACCTCTAACCTGTCGTCGGATTGTCCCCGGGACATTTGTGCACACCATGACGACGCGTTGTGCTGGCCCCCCGAACACTGCCCGGCCTTTTTCATGCAATGGAGCAAGCTATGACCACCATCACCTTCAAGAATTCGCCCGTCACCCTCAGCGGAGCCCCCCCCACGGTTGGCGAAAAGGCGCCAAACTTTCACGTCCATAAAAATCCCGTACAGACCCTGGCGCTCAACGAGGCCGCCGGCAAACGCGTGCTCCTGACCACGGCCCCTTCAGTCGACACCGGCGTCTGCGCCGCCCAACTGCGCGCCTTCGAGGCCCGGCTCGCCGAAGCCGGTGACGACGCGGATTTTGAGCTGTGGTTCGTGACCCGCGACCTTCCCTTTGCGCTGGAGCGCTTCGCCAAACAAAGCGGTATCAGCCACGTGAAGACCCTCTCCGACTACAAAGACCGCGATCTCGGCCAGGCCTTCGGCCTGGTCGTCGAAGAGTTGGGACTTCTGGCACGCACGGTCTTTGTCATCGACAAAGACGGCACGGTTATCTACCGCGAAATTGTCCCCGAGATCGCCACGGAACCCGACTATGACGACGCCTGGGCGATCGTCACCGGACAGTAGGCGCCGGGGACACGGCGTCACGATCACGTTGACACCCTTTGAGGGCCACGCTAGCATCGGCGGTGGCCCTCGGGCGTTTCCGCCTCTCTTGAAGTCTGCGCAGGCCTACTATGCTGGTTCGCACTCCTTCCGCGCTCATTCTCCTGACCATGATGTTGCCGGCGGCACTGCTGAGCGCTGGCTGCTCCGATACCGCCAGCGACGAGGCACGCACGATTAAAGAGCTTGAAGCTCGGGCGCAGTCCCGACCGCGTCAGGTCGAACTCTCGCTGGGCTACCTGCACCACCACGGCCCGGACTGGCCCGTAGACAACGTGCGCATCGGCGGCCCGCAAGGTCAGGAGGCCGAGCTCTCCCGCCTGCTGGTCGTCACCTCCGCCGTCGAGTTCCACCTCTGCGCTCCGACCAACACGCTGGGGGCCTGGCTCTACGAGCAGGCGATTCCCACCGCCGCCGCTCACGTCCCCAGCTCGGCCAATCGCCTGGGCACCCCTTACGTCGAAGACCTGCTCGGACCGGCACGCGCCACACGCATGGTGGGCGGGGTTGCGCCCCCGGTCGGCGACTACTGCGAGATGCACGTCCTGCTGACGCCGGCCGACGATGACATCATCAACCTCACCGACGTGCCCACCTCGGAGCTTGAGGGACACACCGCGCTCATCGAAGGCCGCTGGCGCCCCACCTCTGACTCCGACTGGCAGGGCTTTCGCTGGACCTATGCCAGACATCGCATCGCTTCCACACCTCTCTTTAACCCCAAAGATGGCAGCGCTCCCCTGGCGCTGACCTCCCCCGAACAGACCGCGCTTTTGCTCGTCGACAAAACCCTTACGACGGACGACCTTCAGGCGGCCACCTGGTCGGCAGATGGCCCGGACTTCGCTCCCGTACTCGATCGAATCATCCATGCCATCCGCCTCTACCGTTTCGATCGCCCTTCCTCTCCCTGATGATAGCCTATGAGCTCCGCTAATCACCGCGCCGATGCGGCCGACGTCAACTCCCTGGTCGCCCTCCTCCCCGTTCCCTGGGGCCTCGACGGTCTGGAACTTCTGAGCGAAGTCCACCAGGAAATCTGGGCTGAAGATCTTCAAACCACCTGGGAGGAGCCTGGCCAACGCGCACAGCTTACCCTGCGCAACGGTCACCGGGTGAAGCTCATCGTCGATGAGCCGATCCCGGAGCTGGCCGACCTGGCTCCCA is a window from the Lujinxingia litoralis genome containing:
- the tpx gene encoding thiol peroxidase — its product is MTTITFKNSPVTLSGAPPTVGEKAPNFHVHKNPVQTLALNEAAGKRVLLTTAPSVDTGVCAAQLRAFEARLAEAGDDADFELWFVTRDLPFALERFAKQSGISHVKTLSDYKDRDLGQAFGLVVEELGLLARTVFVIDKDGTVIYREIVPEIATEPDYDDAWAIVTGQ